In Acidimicrobiia bacterium, one genomic interval encodes:
- a CDS encoding FAD-dependent oxidoreductase, producing the protein MAVPELGRARVVVIGGGFAGLQVVRRLVDEPVDVTLIDQRNYNTFQPLLYQVATAGLDEGDVAHTIRAIFAHDRNVDVQLGTVVGVDRDARQVELEGGASIPYDALVVAAGATTNDFGVPGVAEHAFPLYTLGEAIRLRHQILGCFEATEREPARARDGSLTCVIVGGGPTGVETAGTMAELFTKVLASGYRRADVSHARVVLVEMGTELLGSFRPASRRHAEQTL; encoded by the coding sequence GTGGCCGTGCCGGAGCTCGGGCGAGCGCGGGTCGTCGTGATCGGCGGGGGCTTCGCCGGGCTCCAGGTCGTGCGTCGCCTCGTCGACGAGCCCGTCGACGTGACCCTCATCGACCAGCGCAACTACAACACCTTCCAACCCTTGCTGTACCAGGTGGCGACGGCCGGGCTCGACGAGGGCGACGTCGCCCACACGATCCGGGCCATCTTCGCCCACGACCGCAACGTCGACGTCCAGCTCGGCACCGTCGTCGGGGTGGACCGCGACGCTCGGCAGGTGGAGCTCGAGGGCGGCGCGTCGATTCCGTACGACGCGCTGGTCGTGGCGGCGGGCGCGACCACGAACGACTTCGGCGTCCCCGGCGTGGCCGAGCACGCCTTCCCGCTCTACACGCTGGGCGAGGCCATCCGGCTCCGACACCAGATCCTCGGCTGCTTCGAGGCCACCGAACGCGAGCCGGCGCGGGCCCGAGACGGCTCGCTGACGTGCGTGATCGTCGGCGGCGGGCCCACCGGCGTCGAGACCGCCGGCACCATGGCCGAGCTGTTCACGAAGGTGCTGGCCAGCGGCTACCGCCGAGCCGACGTCAGCCACGCCCGGGTGGTCCTCGTCGAGATGGGCACCGAGCTCCTCGGCTCGTTCCGGCCCGCGTCGCGCCGCCACGCCGAGCAGACCCT
- a CDS encoding class I SAM-dependent methyltransferase — MDERGAPGGPVGEHRLDGTDPGWVTWRAATAAELVADRVPIEASVDRRVESNRRWWDQMVPIHAASPFYDVERFRAGGLSLDEIERGEVGDVRGQSLLHLQCHFGLGTLSWARLGARVTGVDYSAPAIELARRLAAELGLEARFLCSDLYELPDRLQERFDVVFTSYGVLTWLPDLARWGETVAGLLRPGGRLHLVELHPFAGMFDDETTEVRLRYPYFRGAEAIRIERPGSYAAPAAPTDLQVTYSWPAPVSAVLGALVDAGLRIESFREFGSCGEQLRPWLVLGPDGRWTAPPGWPAVPLLYALRARAG; from the coding sequence GTGGACGAGCGGGGGGCTCCCGGCGGCCCGGTCGGCGAGCACCGACTTGACGGGACCGACCCCGGCTGGGTGACGTGGCGCGCCGCGACCGCAGCCGAGCTGGTCGCCGACCGGGTGCCGATCGAGGCCAGCGTGGATCGTCGGGTCGAATCGAATCGCCGGTGGTGGGACCAGATGGTCCCGATCCACGCCGCGTCGCCCTTCTACGACGTCGAGCGCTTCCGCGCCGGCGGCCTGTCGCTCGACGAGATCGAACGCGGCGAGGTCGGCGACGTCCGGGGCCAGTCGCTGCTGCACTTGCAGTGCCACTTCGGGCTGGGGACGCTGTCGTGGGCTCGCCTCGGCGCCCGCGTGACCGGGGTCGACTACTCGGCGCCGGCGATCGAGCTCGCCCGTCGGCTCGCAGCGGAGCTGGGCCTCGAGGCCCGGTTCCTGTGCTCGGACCTCTACGAGCTCCCGGACCGGCTGCAGGAGCGGTTCGACGTCGTCTTCACGTCGTACGGCGTCCTGACCTGGCTGCCCGACCTGGCCCGCTGGGGCGAGACCGTCGCCGGCCTGCTGCGTCCGGGCGGCCGGCTCCACCTCGTCGAGCTCCACCCCTTCGCCGGCATGTTCGACGACGAGACCACCGAGGTGCGGCTCCGCTACCCGTACTTCCGGGGCGCCGAGGCCATCCGCATCGAGCGGCCCGGCAGCTACGCCGCCCCCGCGGCGCCGACCGACCTCCAGGTCACCTACTCCTGGCCCGCCCCCGTCAGCGCCGTGCTCGGGGCGCTCGTCGACGCCGGCCTGCGGATCGAGTCGTTCCGAGAGTTCGGCTCCTGTGGGGAGCAGCTCCGGCCCTGGCTCGTGCTCGGCCCCGACGGACGGTGGACCGCCCCGCCCGGGTGGCCGGCGGTCCCGCTCCTCTACGCCCTGCGGGCCCGGGCCGGCTGA
- a CDS encoding HD-GYP domain-containing protein, giving the protein MRPSAPDRWRERPLARVLVGAAAYLLPLAGSAAAGFTVSRLVPLRGGVTGRVAWALAVVVSAGIAYFVVERVARRLLPLAMLLRLSLLFPDRAPSRFALALRAGNRRRLQAWAQREAASGQRPDAERQAETALTLIAALGAHDRRTRGHSERVQALTDLVAEEVHLSPGDTDRLRWAALLHDIGKLTVPADVLNRPGRPNPAGMRAIRRHPGEGARLAEPLASWLGEWRHAIDQHHERFDGDGYPRGLREGEISLGARVVAVTDAYETMTAVRAYKKAMSIQDARTELVRCAGSHFDPKVVRAFLDISIGRLRRTAGVVAALAEIPLLGLLPRLAIGTSTLAPAATPGLTGAALFGLGVLTFGAHAPTPSASSAGLAARPTATASAALLTAPADGVAVGSPAAAPPSASAPALPPPAGAVGRGLVGGVGTLVNSQLRGLPSGVAALPATLGVHLPLP; this is encoded by the coding sequence ATGCGACCGTCAGCACCCGACCGATGGCGAGAGCGCCCGCTCGCTCGGGTCCTGGTCGGCGCGGCCGCCTACCTCCTTCCCCTCGCCGGCTCGGCCGCCGCCGGGTTCACGGTCAGCCGTCTCGTCCCGCTGCGCGGCGGGGTCACCGGTCGGGTGGCGTGGGCCCTGGCCGTGGTCGTGAGCGCGGGGATCGCGTACTTCGTCGTCGAGCGCGTGGCCCGCCGGCTCCTGCCCCTGGCGATGCTGCTCCGGCTCTCGCTGCTGTTCCCGGATCGAGCCCCGTCTCGCTTCGCCCTCGCGCTCCGAGCCGGCAACCGGCGGCGGCTCCAGGCCTGGGCCCAGCGCGAGGCCGCGTCCGGCCAGCGCCCGGACGCCGAGCGCCAGGCCGAGACCGCGCTCACCCTCATCGCGGCCCTCGGGGCCCACGACCGCCGGACCCGCGGCCACTCGGAGCGGGTCCAGGCGCTGACCGACCTCGTGGCCGAGGAGGTCCATCTCTCGCCCGGCGACACCGACCGCCTCCGCTGGGCCGCGCTGCTCCACGACATCGGGAAGCTCACCGTGCCCGCCGACGTCCTCAACCGTCCTGGCCGGCCGAACCCGGCGGGGATGCGGGCCATCCGCCGCCACCCCGGCGAGGGCGCGCGACTCGCCGAGCCGCTCGCGTCGTGGCTCGGCGAGTGGCGCCACGCCATCGACCAGCACCACGAGCGCTTCGACGGCGACGGCTACCCGCGCGGCCTCCGCGAGGGCGAGATCTCACTGGGGGCGCGCGTCGTCGCCGTCACCGACGCGTACGAGACCATGACCGCGGTCCGCGCCTACAAGAAGGCCATGAGCATCCAGGACGCGCGCACCGAGCTCGTGCGGTGCGCCGGCAGCCACTTCGACCCGAAGGTCGTGCGCGCCTTCCTCGACATCTCGATCGGCCGGCTGCGACGGACCGCTGGTGTCGTCGCGGCGCTGGCGGAGATCCCGCTCCTCGGCCTGCTGCCCCGACTCGCGATCGGCACGAGCACGCTCGCGCCCGCGGCGACGCCCGGGCTGACCGGCGCGGCGCTGTTCGGGCTCGGGGTCCTCACCTTCGGGGCCCACGCCCCCACGCCTTCGGCGTCTTCCGCGGGTCTCGCGGCTCGGCCGACGGCCACGGCCAGCGCTGCCCTCCTGACCGCGCCCGCCGACGGGGTCGCGGTCGGCTCGCCCGCGGCGGCGCCCCCGTCCGCCTCGGCGCCCGCGCTCCCACCGCCGGCGGGTGCCGTCGGCCGCGGGCTCGTCGGCGGCGTCGGCACCCTCGTCAACTCGCAGCTCCGGGGCCTCCCGAGCGGCGTGGCGGCGCTGCCGGCCACGCTGGGGGTGCACCTGCCGCTGCCTTGA
- a CDS encoding ArsR family transcriptional regulator, producing MSAPAPTPTLPAGRRAVLYALRRRGEATAEQLAGQLEMTVSGARQHLSALARDGLVEAVERPSPSPRRGRRALVYAVTPAADTLFPKAYGELTNELLGYLGESDAGVVDDLFARRREHRIDAARRRLAAKRGLGARVAELTRILDEDGYLATSERVSPGVYRIVEHNCAIWAVAQRYGQACTSELDFIRAALPDARVERVQHMVAGARRCAYEVRRIADPGAS from the coding sequence ATGAGCGCCCCGGCCCCGACCCCCACGCTGCCCGCCGGCCGTCGGGCCGTGCTCTACGCCTTGCGCCGGCGCGGCGAGGCCACCGCCGAGCAGCTCGCGGGGCAGCTGGAGATGACCGTCAGCGGCGCGCGCCAGCACCTGAGCGCGCTCGCCCGAGACGGGCTCGTCGAGGCGGTCGAGCGACCGAGCCCGTCGCCGCGGCGCGGGCGGCGGGCGCTCGTCTACGCGGTCACGCCGGCGGCCGACACGCTGTTCCCGAAGGCGTACGGCGAGCTCACGAACGAGCTCCTCGGCTACCTCGGGGAGAGCGACGCTGGCGTCGTCGACGACCTGTTCGCCCGACGGCGGGAGCACCGCATCGACGCCGCTCGCCGGCGCCTCGCCGCCAAGCGCGGCCTCGGCGCGCGCGTGGCCGAGCTGACGAGGATCCTCGACGAGGACGGCTACCTCGCCACCTCGGAGCGGGTCTCGCCGGGCGTGTACCGGATCGTCGAGCACAACTGCGCCATCTGGGCGGTGGCGCAGCGCTACGGCCAGGCCTGCACGAGCGAGCTCGACTTCATCCGTGCCGCGCTCCCGGATGCGCGCGTGGAGCGGGTGCAGCACATGGTCGCGGGCGCCCGCCGTTGCGCCTACGAGGTCCGGCGGATCGCCGACCCTGGCGCCTCCTGA
- a CDS encoding S-adenosylmethionine:tRNA ribosyltransferase-isomerase, which translates to MTATVDPPLDFTLPVANEAHEPPEAQGRRRDEVRLLVSPGAGEPIDSTFQQLGRFLHAGDVIVVNRSATIPAALDGRLPDGEPVVVHLSGTLPGEVGLVEVRQPDAGSTVPLRLDHAVPIELLGGGRVELLTRFSHSERLWLASVVVNAPLLAYAAAHGRPIRYRHVPRDWPLGCYQTVFAREPGSAEMPSASRPFSPELVTELVAGGVLIVPLVLHTGVSSLEGGERPYPERYQVGGPTATAINATRHDGGRVVAAGTTVVRALATVTDDRGVVHPGRGWTDVVVTPDRPVRAVDGLLTGWHEPESSHLLMLQAFADPVVLGRAYHAALERGYRWHEFGDSHLILRDRARP; encoded by the coding sequence GTGACCGCCACCGTCGACCCGCCCCTGGACTTCACCCTCCCCGTCGCGAACGAGGCCCACGAGCCCCCCGAGGCGCAGGGTCGACGCCGAGACGAGGTCCGCCTCCTCGTCAGCCCCGGCGCCGGCGAGCCGATCGACAGCACCTTCCAGCAGCTCGGGCGGTTCTTGCACGCGGGCGACGTCATCGTCGTCAACCGCTCCGCCACGATCCCGGCCGCGCTCGACGGGCGACTCCCGGACGGCGAACCCGTGGTCGTCCACCTCTCCGGCACCCTGCCCGGGGAGGTCGGTCTCGTCGAGGTCCGGCAGCCCGACGCCGGATCCACGGTCCCCCTCCGGCTCGACCACGCCGTCCCGATCGAGCTGCTCGGCGGCGGGCGCGTGGAGCTCCTGACCCGCTTCTCGCACTCGGAGCGGCTGTGGCTGGCGAGCGTCGTCGTCAACGCACCGCTCCTCGCCTACGCCGCCGCGCACGGCCGCCCGATCCGGTACCGGCACGTGCCGCGGGACTGGCCGCTCGGCTGCTACCAGACCGTGTTCGCCCGCGAGCCGGGCAGCGCCGAGATGCCGAGCGCCAGCCGTCCCTTCTCCCCCGAGCTCGTCACCGAGCTCGTCGCCGGCGGCGTGCTGATCGTCCCGCTCGTGCTCCACACCGGCGTCTCGTCCCTCGAGGGTGGCGAGCGGCCCTACCCGGAGCGCTACCAGGTCGGCGGTCCCACCGCGACCGCGATCAACGCCACCCGCCACGACGGAGGGCGGGTGGTGGCCGCCGGCACCACCGTCGTCCGGGCGCTCGCCACCGTCACCGACGACCGCGGCGTCGTCCACCCGGGCCGGGGCTGGACCGACGTGGTCGTGACCCCGGACCGCCCGGTGCGCGCCGTCGACGGCCTCCTCACCGGCTGGCACGAGCCAGAATCGTCACACCTCTTGATGCTCCAGGCCTTCGCGGACCCCGTCGTGCTCGGGCGCGCGTACCACGCCGCGCTCGAGCGCGGCTACCGGTGGCACGAGTTCGGTGACAGCCACCTGATCCTGCGCGACCGAGCGCGGCCATGA
- a CDS encoding SDR family oxidoreductase, whose product MADPPAGARPVALITGGSQGLGLALAEALATRGWALVLDARREARLDAAVRRLAAHTPVIGVPGDVTDAEHRRALADAAARLGPVRLLVNNASTLGASPLPTLRDLDADTLRRVLDVNVVAPVALVQALGGQLTDDATVVNVTSDAAVEAYEGWGGYGASKAALEHASRILAAERPDLRVLVVDPGDMRTEMHQDAFPGEDISDRPEPAASIPGLLALIDGDQPSGRYQTRALAASEPRP is encoded by the coding sequence ATGGCTGATCCCCCGGCCGGCGCCAGGCCCGTCGCCCTCATCACCGGCGGCTCCCAGGGACTCGGGCTCGCGTTGGCCGAGGCCCTCGCCACCCGAGGCTGGGCCCTCGTCCTCGACGCCCGCAGGGAGGCCCGCCTGGACGCCGCCGTGCGTCGGCTGGCCGCCCACACGCCGGTCATCGGGGTGCCGGGCGACGTCACCGACGCCGAGCACCGCCGCGCGCTGGCCGACGCCGCCGCCCGCCTGGGGCCGGTGCGCCTGCTCGTCAACAACGCCAGCACCCTCGGGGCGAGCCCCCTCCCGACCTTGCGCGACCTCGACGCCGACACGCTCCGCCGCGTCCTCGACGTCAACGTCGTCGCGCCGGTCGCGCTCGTCCAGGCGCTCGGCGGGCAGCTGACCGACGACGCCACCGTCGTGAACGTCACGTCGGACGCCGCCGTCGAGGCGTACGAGGGCTGGGGCGGGTACGGCGCCTCGAAGGCCGCCCTCGAGCACGCCAGCCGAATCCTGGCCGCCGAGCGACCGGACCTGCGGGTGCTCGTCGTCGACCCCGGCGACATGCGAACCGAGATGCATCAGGACGCGTTCCCCGGCGAGGACATCAGCGACCGACCGGAGCCGGCCGCCAGCATCCCCGGCCTGCTGGCCCTCATCGACGGCGACCAGCCGAGCGGCCGCTACCAGACCCGGGCCCTCGCGGCGTCGGAGCCCCGGCCGTGA